A region of the Amycolatopsis sp. cg13 genome:
TCGGCCAGGATTTCGTCGATCGTGGCGGGCGTCAGGACCTTGTGGACGCCGTCGCTGGTGAGCAGAAGGCCGCCGCTCGACGTCTCCGTCGTGCCGATCTCCTCCGGTTTCGTCGTGCGGACGCTCGTGGTCACCAGGTGCTCCATCCGCGGCGAGTACGGCTGGTGCCGCGACCGGAAGTACTCCGCCATCGTGTGGTCCTGCGTCAGTTTGTGGATCATCGACCCGTCCCAGGCGTACGCCCGCGCGTCGCCCACCCATGCGATCCGGTATCCGCCGGCGAACGGCATCGCCACCACCAGCACGGCGTCTCCGGTGCCGCCCAGCCGGTGAACTGCCTGCTGCGCGGCCAAAATCGCCTTGACCGGGCCGAATTCGACGGGGGTGCGCGCGGCGGCCGCGGCGGCGACCCGGGCGGCCCGTCCGGCGCCGGGATCGTCCCCGACGCCGTCGGCGAGCGCGAAGGTGATTCCAGGCGCCCCGGCGGCCGCGTAGGCGCTCACCGCGTCGGCATTGCGCTCGCGCGGCCCCTGCTCGCTCGCGGTGTGCCAGCGTGGATATCCGGCCATCGTGACCTCCCGGGCGTTCCCTGCGGATGACTCTCCGTGCTTTCCAGAATGCGCCTCGTTCCTGGGAGGAGGCTGAGGATCCGCGATCTCACCGGGTGAGCTGGTAGACAGTTTCGCCACCGACAGTGGTCGCGGTGAAGTTCGCGGCCACCCACTCGGAGATGTCGTTCGACCCGCCGCCAGGACCGCCGCCTCGGCCGCCGTCCACGTAGTACGCCACTTCGCCCGCCGCGACGTACTGCTTGAACTCCTCCAGCGTCGGGGCGGGATCGCTGCCGTCCCATCCGCCGATGCCGATCACCGACTTGCCGCTCGCCAGCTCCAGGCTCGCCGCCGACTGCGATCCGGTCGTCGCGGCGGCCCACTTCGTCGTCGTACCGCCCAGCAGCTGTCCGACGGAGCCGCTGGCCTCTTCCATCCCGCCGCCGAAGCCCATGCCCCCAGTACGCGGACCCGAAGTAGGGATAGAACCGCTGTGCGGCAAGGAAACCGTCTCGACCGCGTACCCGGCGGTGCCGACCCCGAGTGTCAGGACAATCGCCGCCGCCAGACTGACCAGAACAGTCCGCGCTCGCGGCACCCCGACCACCACGATGGTGCTCACGAGCAACCCCAGTACCACGATTGCCCAGCGCAGCAACGGGAACCAGTCCGGCGTGCGGTCGAGCAGGATGAAGTCCCACACCGCGGTCGCCGCGATCATCCCGCCCAGCACCGTCCGCGGCGCGGTGTGCGCCCGGCCGCGCCACAGTGCGTGCCCGGAAATCGCGACCAGCGCGGCGATCGCGGGCGCGAGCTGCACCGCGTAGTACGGGTGCACGGTGCCGCTCATGAAACTGAACACCAGCCCGTTCACGAGCAGCCAGCCGCCCCAGACCACCAGCGACGCCCGGGTCCGGTCGGTGCGCGCGGCCCGCCGGGTGAACCACAACCCGGCGACCAAGCCGATCAGCGCGGCGGGCAGCAGCCACGAGACCTCGGTGCCGAAACTCGCGCCGAACATCCGCCCGAGACCCGAACTGCCGCCGAACGCGCTGTTCCCGCCGCCGCCGAAACCGCCGCCCATCCCGCCGCCGTTGCCCTGCCCGCCGAAGATCCGCCCGAGCCCGTTGTACCCCAAAGCCAGCTCCAGCAGGCTGTCCCCAGTCGACCCGCCGATGTACGGACGCGACCCCGACGGCCACAACTCCACCAACGTCACGAACCACCCAGCCGACACGACCACCGCGACCCCGGCGTAAACCAGGTGCAGCAACCGCTTCCCCAGCCCGGTCGGCGCGGCG
Encoded here:
- a CDS encoding PP2C family serine/threonine-protein phosphatase yields the protein MAGYPRWHTASEQGPRERNADAVSAYAAAGAPGITFALADGVGDDPGAGRAARVAAAAAARTPVEFGPVKAILAAQQAVHRLGGTGDAVLVVAMPFAGGYRIAWVGDARAYAWDGSMIHKLTQDHTMAEYFRSRHQPYSPRMEHLVTTSVRTTKPEEIGTTETSSGGLLLTSDGVHKVLTPATIDEILADPARGASALVATAIALGGRDNATALFVEPADVATVVTERFPAAA
- a CDS encoding ArnT family glycosyltransferase codes for the protein MSTVLSARPTAPDAPDRATPRWIRPSVFGLLALTAVLYFWDLTASGFGNSFYAAAVQSGTQSLKAWLFGSLDAGNVITVDKPPAALWVGTAFARVFGFSSFTVLAPQALMGVGSVGLLYLTVRRVSGPLPGLLAGAMLALTPVAALMFRFNNPDALLTLLLIAGAYCTVRAIEKASPRWLVFAGVAIGFGFLTKMMQAFLVLPAFALAYLIAAPTGLGKRLLHLVYAGVAVVVSAGWFVTLVELWPSGSRPYIGGSTGDSLLELALGYNGLGRIFGGQGNGGGMGGGFGGGGNSAFGGSSGLGRMFGASFGTEVSWLLPAALIGLVAGLWFTRRAARTDRTRASLVVWGGWLLVNGLVFSFMSGTVHPYYAVQLAPAIAALVAISGHALWRGRAHTAPRTVLGGMIAATAVWDFILLDRTPDWFPLLRWAIVVLGLLVSTIVVVGVPRARTVLVSLAAAIVLTLGVGTAGYAVETVSLPHSGSIPTSGPRTGGMGFGGGMEEASGSVGQLLGGTTTKWAAATTGSQSAASLELASGKSVIGIGGWDGSDPAPTLEEFKQYVAAGEVAYYVDGGRGGGPGGGSNDISEWVAANFTATTVGGETVYQLTR